In the Kitasatospora terrestris genome, one interval contains:
- a CDS encoding bifunctional polysaccharide deacetylase/glycosyltransferase family 2 protein gives MPTTSTRPRARRGRRGVVRQTSLRTHWLLLTVLVLTLATALLLQGYTRHMIGTAPDGADRPKASAGAVPPQIADGGPVIDAAAVRTAKPAAHTVALTFDDGPDPVWTPKILDVLKRAQVHATFFVVGTQVADNPDLTRRILAEGHQIGIHTFTHTDLAAASPWRRTLELREAQLALAGATGTTSSLLRPPYSSENSALTDPDWAALQDAAHAGYLTVLTTLDSEDWRRPGVEEIVANATPKGPDGQVLLMHDAGGDRAQTVTALERLLPKLKAAGFRVTTVGDAAALPATSHPAATPDRWQGRALLAALAGSDWALRVLGWLLWGAGAIGVVRAVALVVAARRHKKLRRKGWGPPVTDPVSVIVPAYNESAGIEAAVRSLLASDHPVEVIVVDDGSTDGTADLVESLNLPYVRVVRQANAGKPAALNNGLRHARAELVVMVDGDTVFEPDAVRHLVQPFADRRVGAVSGNAKVVNRGGLLGRWQHIEYVVGFNLDRRLFDLAECMPTVPGAVGAFRRSALLRIGGVAGETLAEDTDLTMALCRAGWRVVYEERAKAWTEAPASLSALWRQRYRWCYGTLQAMWKHRGALGQRGQAGKLGRRGLLYLLLFQVLMPLLGPVVDVFALYGLVFLDPVRVVGLWLVFQLLQTATAVYAFRLDRERLGPLWTLPLQQVVYRQLMYLVVIQSVCTALAGSRLRWQRMQRYGSLQVPPPAAGP, from the coding sequence ATGCCCACCACCTCCACCCGACCCCGGGCCCGCCGCGGCCGCCGCGGGGTGGTGCGCCAGACCTCGCTGCGCACCCACTGGCTGCTGCTCACCGTCCTGGTGCTGACCCTGGCGACGGCGCTGCTGCTCCAGGGCTACACCCGGCACATGATCGGCACCGCCCCCGACGGCGCGGACCGCCCGAAGGCGTCCGCCGGAGCCGTCCCGCCGCAGATCGCCGACGGCGGCCCGGTGATCGACGCGGCCGCCGTCCGGACCGCGAAGCCCGCCGCGCACACCGTCGCCCTCACCTTCGACGACGGACCGGACCCGGTCTGGACCCCGAAGATCCTCGACGTGCTGAAGCGCGCCCAGGTGCACGCGACCTTCTTCGTGGTCGGCACCCAGGTCGCCGACAACCCCGACCTGACCCGGCGGATCCTCGCCGAGGGCCACCAGATCGGCATCCACACCTTCACCCACACCGACCTCGCGGCCGCCTCCCCCTGGCGCCGCACCCTGGAGCTGCGCGAGGCCCAGCTCGCCCTGGCCGGCGCCACCGGCACCACCAGTTCGCTGCTCCGCCCGCCCTACTCCTCCGAGAACTCCGCGCTCACCGACCCGGACTGGGCCGCCCTCCAGGACGCCGCGCACGCCGGCTACCTGACCGTCCTCACCACCCTGGACAGCGAGGACTGGCGCCGCCCCGGCGTCGAGGAGATCGTCGCCAACGCCACCCCGAAGGGCCCGGACGGCCAGGTCCTGCTGATGCACGACGCCGGCGGGGACCGCGCGCAGACCGTCACCGCCCTCGAACGGCTGCTGCCGAAGCTCAAGGCGGCCGGCTTCCGGGTCACCACCGTCGGCGACGCCGCCGCGCTGCCCGCCACCTCGCACCCCGCCGCCACCCCCGACCGCTGGCAGGGCCGCGCGCTGCTCGCCGCGCTGGCCGGCAGCGACTGGGCGCTGCGGGTGCTCGGCTGGCTGCTCTGGGGCGCCGGAGCGATCGGCGTGGTCCGCGCCGTCGCCCTGGTGGTCGCCGCCCGCCGGCACAAGAAGCTGCGCCGCAAGGGCTGGGGGCCGCCGGTCACCGACCCGGTCTCGGTGATCGTGCCCGCGTACAACGAGAGCGCCGGCATCGAGGCGGCGGTCCGCTCGCTGCTGGCCTCCGACCACCCGGTCGAGGTGATCGTGGTGGACGACGGCTCCACCGACGGCACCGCCGACCTGGTCGAGTCGCTGAACCTCCCGTACGTCCGGGTGGTCCGGCAGGCCAACGCGGGCAAGCCGGCCGCGCTCAACAACGGCCTGCGGCACGCCCGCGCCGAACTGGTGGTGATGGTCGACGGCGACACCGTCTTCGAACCCGACGCCGTCCGGCACCTCGTCCAGCCCTTCGCCGACCGCCGGGTCGGCGCGGTCTCCGGCAACGCCAAGGTGGTCAACCGCGGCGGCCTGCTCGGCCGCTGGCAGCACATCGAGTACGTGGTCGGCTTCAACCTGGACCGCCGGCTCTTCGACCTCGCCGAGTGCATGCCCACCGTCCCCGGCGCGGTCGGCGCCTTCCGCCGCTCGGCGCTGCTGCGGATCGGCGGCGTCGCGGGGGAGACCCTCGCCGAGGACACCGACCTCACCATGGCGCTCTGCCGGGCCGGCTGGCGGGTGGTCTACGAGGAGCGCGCCAAGGCCTGGACCGAGGCCCCCGCCTCGCTCTCCGCGCTCTGGCGCCAGCGCTACCGCTGGTGCTACGGCACCCTGCAGGCGATGTGGAAGCACCGCGGCGCCCTGGGCCAGCGCGGCCAGGCCGGCAAGCTGGGCCGCCGCGGCCTGCTCTACCTGCTGCTCTTCCAGGTGCTGATGCCGCTGCTCGGCCCGGTGGTGGACGTCTTCGCGCTGTACGGCCTGGTTTTCCTCGACCCGGTCCGGGTGGTCGGCCTGTGGCTGGTCTTCCAGCTGCTGCAGACCGCCACCGCCGTCTACGCCTTCCGCCTCGACCGGGAACGCCTCGGCCCGCTCTGGACCCTCCCGCTCCAGCAGGTCGTGTACCGCCAGCTGATGTACCTGGTGGTCATCCAGTCCGTGTGCACCGCACTGGCCGGCTCCCGGCTGCGCTGGCAGCGGATGCAGCGCTACGGCAGCCTCCAGGTCCCGCCTCCTGCCGCGGGTCCGTGA
- a CDS encoding RNA polymerase sigma factor, translated as MHSAEHHGVDDDEAGHPPGPGDLPPDRRTDLTAAVEAARAGDEEAFRTLFRAVQPGLLRYLRVLVGGRSEDAEDIASEAWLQIARDLSSFTGDSDGFRGWAATIARNRAMDHLRRQRRRPVADLPVEYLAELAALEDTAGTAMAAVATSDALAMIAGLPKDQAEAVLLRVVLELDAETAARVLGKRAGTVRMAAHRGLRKLAKLLDQTGGAATGIPHQQAPAGPAAPPADVPAGRRRTPAKKKSAQGVTPARATTLKDMR; from the coding sequence GTGCACAGTGCTGAACACCACGGGGTGGACGACGACGAGGCCGGCCACCCCCCAGGACCCGGGGACCTGCCGCCGGACCGGCGGACCGATCTGACGGCGGCCGTGGAGGCGGCCCGGGCCGGTGACGAGGAGGCGTTCCGGACCCTGTTCCGGGCGGTCCAGCCGGGCCTGCTCCGCTACCTGCGGGTCCTGGTCGGCGGCCGGTCGGAGGACGCCGAGGACATCGCCTCCGAGGCGTGGCTGCAGATCGCCCGCGACCTCTCCTCGTTCACCGGCGACTCGGACGGCTTCCGCGGCTGGGCGGCGACCATCGCCCGCAACCGAGCCATGGACCACCTCCGTCGCCAGCGCCGCCGCCCGGTCGCCGACCTGCCCGTCGAGTACCTGGCCGAGCTCGCCGCGCTGGAGGACACCGCCGGCACCGCGATGGCCGCGGTCGCCACCTCGGACGCGCTGGCGATGATCGCCGGCCTGCCCAAGGACCAGGCCGAGGCCGTCCTGCTGCGGGTGGTCCTCGAACTGGACGCGGAGACCGCCGCCCGGGTGCTCGGCAAGCGCGCCGGCACGGTCCGGATGGCGGCCCACCGCGGGCTGCGCAAGCTAGCCAAGCTGCTCGACCAGACCGGCGGGGCCGCCACCGGCATCCCCCACCAGCAGGCCCCCGCCGGGCCGGCCGCCCCGCCCGCGGACGTGCCCGCCGGCCGCCGCCGCACACCGGCGAAGAAAAAATCCGCGCAAGGTGTGACACCGGCGCGGGCCACGACGCTGAAGGACATGAGATGA
- a CDS encoding FAD-dependent oxidoreductase — MDLDINTDVVIAGAGPVGLLLACELALAGAHALVVERRTEIDPTAKAGSVNAATARLLDRRGLLPQLAAAQEQALARIRSFAAARPGGTVPARLPRYAAHFGGVMLDPALIDERDPLLAGLGPAAEVLVVPQQAVEAILAARAAELGVEIRRGAEVVGFDREQGAVTVHLADGSRVRAGWLVGADGGRSTVRRLAGFAFPGTDPEITGHQAMVEMEGAEKLRPGWNATDTGVYVSGPMAGRILTVQFDGPPADRGAPVTAPELTDAVRRVTGEPVTVTAVHSATRFTDNARLADTYRLGRVLLAGDAAHVHSPFGGQGLNLGLGDAVNLGWKLAAVVRAAAGEELLDSYTAERRPIAAQVLDWTRAQIALMRPRPHERALRGVVAELLGTPDGATRIARDFSGAAQRVLPEGGGGHPLVGTVPPELEFADGTRLSEHCHGGGGLLLRLAPDAPHAPGRADRVRTVTATCPDRPDLAALLLRPDGFTAWAAGSSDAAGLAEALATWFGAPGA, encoded by the coding sequence ATGGACCTCGACATCAACACCGATGTGGTGATCGCGGGGGCGGGTCCGGTCGGCCTGCTCCTCGCCTGCGAACTCGCGCTGGCCGGCGCGCACGCCCTGGTCGTCGAACGGCGCACGGAGATCGACCCCACCGCCAAGGCGGGTTCGGTCAACGCCGCCACCGCCCGCCTGCTGGACCGGCGCGGCCTGCTGCCGCAGCTCGCCGCCGCCCAGGAGCAGGCGCTGGCCCGGATCCGCTCCTTCGCCGCCGCCCGGCCGGGCGGCACCGTCCCTGCCCGGCTGCCCCGGTACGCCGCCCACTTCGGCGGCGTCATGCTCGACCCCGCGCTGATCGACGAGCGCGACCCGCTGCTGGCCGGCCTCGGCCCGGCCGCCGAGGTGCTCGTCGTCCCGCAGCAGGCCGTCGAGGCGATCCTGGCGGCCCGGGCCGCCGAGCTCGGCGTGGAGATCCGCCGGGGCGCCGAGGTGGTGGGATTCGACCGGGAGCAGGGCGCCGTCACCGTGCACCTCGCCGACGGCTCCCGGGTGCGGGCCGGCTGGCTGGTCGGCGCCGACGGCGGCCGCTCCACCGTCCGCCGGCTCGCGGGCTTCGCCTTCCCCGGGACGGACCCGGAGATCACCGGCCACCAGGCGATGGTCGAGATGGAGGGCGCGGAGAAGCTGCGCCCCGGCTGGAACGCCACCGACACCGGCGTCTACGTCAGCGGGCCGATGGCCGGGCGGATCCTCACCGTGCAGTTCGACGGGCCGCCCGCCGACCGCGGGGCGCCGGTCACCGCGCCGGAGCTGACCGACGCGGTCCGCCGGGTCACCGGCGAGCCGGTCACCGTCACCGCCGTGCACTCGGCGACCCGCTTCACCGACAACGCCCGCCTGGCGGACACCTACCGCCTCGGCCGGGTGCTGCTCGCCGGGGACGCGGCCCACGTCCACTCGCCGTTCGGCGGGCAGGGGCTCAACCTCGGGCTCGGCGACGCCGTGAACCTCGGCTGGAAGCTCGCCGCGGTGGTGCGCGCCGCCGCCGGCGAGGAACTGCTCGACAGCTACACCGCCGAGCGCCGTCCGATCGCCGCGCAGGTGCTGGACTGGACCCGGGCGCAGATCGCGCTGATGCGGCCGCGGCCGCACGAGCGGGCGCTGCGCGGGGTGGTGGCCGAGCTGCTCGGCACGCCGGACGGCGCCACCCGGATCGCCCGGGACTTCTCCGGCGCCGCGCAGCGCGTCCTGCCCGAGGGCGGCGGCGGCCACCCACTGGTCGGCACCGTCCCGCCGGAGCTGGAGTTCGCCGACGGCACCCGGCTGTCCGAGCACTGCCACGGCGGCGGCGGCCTGCTGCTGCGGCTCGCCCCGGACGCCCCGCACGCGCCCGGCCGCGCCGACCGGGTCCGCACCGTCACCGCGACCTGCCCCGACCGGCCGGACCTGGCCGCGCTGCTGCTGCGCCCCGACGGCTTCACCGCCTGGGCCGCCGGCAGCTCCGACGCGGCGGGCCTGGCCGAGGCGCTCGCCACCTGGTTCGGCGCCCCGGGCGCGTGA
- a CDS encoding TetR/AcrR family transcriptional regulator — MDQDSPHIPLRERKKQQTRLAISRAATTLFLDRGFDEVSVAEVAHAAGVSKMTVFNYFPRKEELLFDRVPEVTGLLAGAVAGRAPGSSPLDALRRLMHGLAEQGHPLTGFGENIAVFWRTVLDSAALRGFVREAAEELERGLAEQLAAEPGADPLRARFTASLGMAAIRTVFTTTARRILAGEPSAAVAADHAALVDRAFAAVEQARKAF, encoded by the coding sequence ATGGACCAGGACTCCCCCCACATCCCGCTGCGCGAACGCAAGAAGCAGCAGACCCGGCTGGCCATCTCCCGGGCCGCCACCACGCTCTTCCTGGACCGGGGCTTCGACGAGGTCTCGGTCGCCGAGGTCGCCCACGCGGCCGGGGTCTCGAAGATGACGGTGTTCAACTACTTCCCCCGCAAGGAAGAACTGCTGTTCGACCGAGTGCCGGAGGTGACCGGGCTGCTCGCCGGTGCGGTCGCCGGCCGGGCGCCGGGCAGCAGCCCGCTCGACGCACTGCGGCGGCTGATGCACGGCCTCGCCGAGCAGGGGCACCCGCTCACCGGCTTCGGCGAGAACATCGCCGTCTTCTGGCGCACGGTGCTGGACTCGGCCGCGCTGCGCGGATTCGTCCGCGAGGCGGCGGAGGAACTGGAACGCGGCCTCGCCGAGCAGCTCGCCGCCGAACCGGGGGCCGACCCGCTGCGCGCCCGGTTCACCGCCTCGCTCGGCATGGCCGCGATCCGTACGGTCTTCACCACCACCGCCCGCCGGATCCTGGCCGGCGAACCCTCCGCCGCGGTCGCCGCCGACCACGCCGCCCTGGTCGACCGCGCCTTCGCCGCCGTGGAACAGGCCCGGAAGGCCTTCTGA
- a CDS encoding tyrosine-protein phosphatase, which yields MSDARHLVWDGCLNVRDLGGLPLTGGGRTRPGAVVRADNLDRLTAEGWAALRSYGVRTVVDLRNEEEYRPLLPLPEGLTLVRVPLDELAGPQWWARFGGLDGTPLAFRPYLDNCPDAVAAVVAAVAHAAPGGVVVHCGAGRDRTGLAALVLLALAGVAPEAIAADYRLSADNLRPLWGLLGRPDEQAAIEKILANAGTTAHEVVLEVLAEFDPAELLPAADIAAVRARLAG from the coding sequence ATGAGCGACGCGCGGCACCTGGTGTGGGACGGCTGCCTGAACGTCCGGGACCTGGGCGGCCTGCCGCTCACCGGCGGCGGGCGGACCCGGCCGGGAGCGGTGGTCCGCGCCGACAACCTGGACCGGCTGACCGCCGAGGGCTGGGCCGCGCTGCGCTCGTACGGCGTGCGCACCGTCGTCGACCTGCGCAACGAGGAGGAGTACCGCCCGCTGCTGCCGCTGCCCGAGGGCCTCACGCTGGTCCGGGTGCCGCTCGACGAGCTGGCCGGCCCGCAGTGGTGGGCCCGGTTCGGCGGGCTGGACGGTACGCCGCTGGCCTTCCGCCCCTACCTGGACAACTGCCCGGACGCGGTCGCCGCGGTGGTCGCCGCCGTCGCGCACGCGGCGCCGGGCGGCGTGGTGGTGCACTGCGGCGCGGGCCGCGACCGGACCGGCCTGGCGGCCCTGGTGCTGCTCGCCCTCGCCGGGGTGGCCCCGGAGGCGATCGCCGCCGACTACCGGCTGAGCGCGGACAACCTGCGCCCGCTCTGGGGCCTGCTGGGCCGCCCGGACGAGCAGGCGGCGATCGAGAAGATCCTCGCGAACGCCGGCACCACCGCGCACGAGGTGGTGCTGGAGGTGCTCGCCGAATTCGATCCGGCCGAGCTGCTGCCCGCCGCCGACATCGCCGCCGTCCGCGCCCGCCTGGCCGGCTGA
- a CDS encoding NUDIX hydrolase, with protein MTEAPEFKSREEWLASLHRVYAAAGCLITDPEGRVLIVKAGYREHWQFVGGTVDLNENPRQCAERELLEETGLVGAAGDLLAVAWTHPGEELDHPACHFLFDLGTIPADSPIALPAGELDAHRWAGVDEALELLGPARALRLTAGLAARADGRTRIVTAPNSGF; from the coding sequence GTGACCGAAGCGCCCGAGTTCAAGTCCCGCGAGGAGTGGCTCGCCTCGCTGCACCGCGTGTACGCCGCCGCCGGCTGCCTGATCACCGACCCGGAGGGCCGGGTGCTGATCGTCAAGGCGGGCTACCGCGAGCACTGGCAGTTCGTCGGCGGGACGGTGGACCTGAACGAGAACCCCCGGCAGTGCGCCGAGCGCGAACTCCTGGAGGAGACCGGCCTGGTGGGCGCCGCCGGCGACCTGCTCGCGGTCGCCTGGACCCACCCCGGCGAGGAACTCGACCACCCCGCCTGCCACTTCCTCTTCGACCTGGGCACCATCCCGGCCGACAGCCCGATCGCCCTGCCGGCCGGCGAGCTCGACGCCCACCGCTGGGCCGGCGTCGACGAGGCCCTCGAACTCCTCGGCCCCGCCCGCGCGCTGCGCCTGACCGCCGGTCTCGCCGCCCGCGCCGACGGCCGGACCCGGATCGTCACGGCCCCCAACTCCGGCTTCTGA
- a CDS encoding lysylphosphatidylglycerol synthase transmembrane domain-containing protein, with protein MATVIHADEAGAALADPPRSGDRRVRHPASLIRLLAGLGSIGLTLLLAGYAQATAGGLDADVSLGAGLLPWPPVKLTAALCAGALLLVPLSFAVDRLLRGDRRRVADGVLAAVAAYGLTLGLDLAAGGLTTLTHPLPGGIGRTDPVYGHLAPVLAFMTAVSTAGLRRWRTALATTLTLAGLSGLVTGYASPLSLVLALLIGWTTAHGIRYAVGEPLPCPTVRQVEQTLAQCGVRPLTVTATGPCSYLVTQRDGRPVLDVHLIDRQAQASGLLRHLWVVLRVRTAPRPLGLRPLRAGLEHQTLLSYAATAAGARTRTPEAVAQLGPDAALVAYRQLIARPIAELTEDELTDEVLTDAWQQLALLQRRRIAHRALDPRNVLVDAGGAVHLVGLTEGEIAAGDLLLRLDVAGLLTVLALHAGPTRTVAAAMRVLGPGPVGAALPLLQPIALPRATRAALRPHRELTAELRAEVQRHLPQAPSEPVRLERLRPRTLLTVAAGMLAGYLLLQTLFTADRNPIGVLADADPGWLAGAALAAVASYLVATLGVIGFVPERLPFGTALTAQVAGGFVKLVSPGGVGGIALNTRFLQCAGIPTAQALSSVGASQMIGLALHLLQLAVVSSLLGLDSDGPVEELPSGWVLALGLAGLAVLIVSATAVPWLRRRVQALLRPLRAEVLPRLLDMLQQPGKLAVGFAGQAMVSATFVTCLYCCARAVGEQPGLLAVAFVFMAGNAAGNVMPTPGGAGGVEVLLTNLLVGASTMDKPAAFAAVMLFRLLTFLLPILPGWAAFAWLQRRRAL; from the coding sequence GTGGCCACGGTGATACACGCTGACGAAGCCGGCGCGGCACTTGCCGACCCGCCCCGGTCCGGGGACCGCCGGGTGCGGCACCCGGCGTCACTGATCCGGCTGCTGGCCGGCCTCGGCAGCATCGGGCTGACCCTGCTGCTCGCCGGCTACGCGCAGGCCACCGCCGGCGGCCTGGACGCCGACGTCTCGCTCGGCGCCGGGCTGCTGCCCTGGCCGCCGGTCAAGCTGACCGCCGCGCTGTGCGCCGGCGCCCTGCTGCTGGTCCCGCTCTCCTTCGCCGTCGACCGGCTGCTGCGCGGCGACCGCCGCCGGGTCGCCGACGGCGTGCTCGCCGCCGTCGCCGCCTACGGCCTCACGCTCGGCCTGGACCTCGCCGCCGGCGGCCTCACCACCCTCACCCACCCGCTCCCCGGCGGGATCGGCCGCACCGACCCGGTCTACGGCCACCTCGCCCCGGTGCTGGCCTTCATGACCGCCGTCTCCACCGCCGGGCTGCGCCGCTGGCGCACCGCGCTCGCCACCACCCTCACCCTCGCCGGACTCTCCGGCCTGGTCACCGGCTACGCCAGCCCGCTCTCCCTGGTGCTCGCCCTGCTGATCGGCTGGACCACCGCGCACGGCATCCGGTACGCCGTCGGCGAGCCGCTGCCCTGCCCCACCGTGCGGCAGGTCGAGCAGACCCTCGCCCAGTGCGGGGTCCGCCCGCTGACCGTCACCGCCACCGGCCCGTGCTCGTACCTGGTCACCCAGCGGGACGGGCGGCCGGTGCTGGACGTCCACCTGATCGACCGGCAGGCCCAGGCCAGCGGCCTGCTCCGGCACCTGTGGGTGGTGCTGCGGGTCCGCACCGCCCCGCGCCCGCTCGGCCTGCGGCCACTGCGCGCCGGGCTCGAGCACCAGACCCTGCTCTCGTACGCCGCCACCGCCGCCGGGGCACGCACCCGCACCCCCGAGGCGGTCGCCCAACTCGGCCCGGACGCCGCCCTGGTGGCGTACCGGCAGCTGATCGCCCGGCCGATCGCCGAACTCACCGAGGACGAGCTCACCGACGAGGTCCTCACCGACGCCTGGCAGCAGCTCGCCCTGCTCCAGCGCCGCCGGATCGCGCACCGGGCGCTCGACCCGCGGAACGTCCTGGTCGACGCCGGGGGCGCGGTCCACCTGGTCGGACTGACCGAGGGCGAGATCGCCGCCGGCGACCTGCTGCTGCGCCTGGACGTCGCCGGGCTGCTCACCGTGCTCGCCCTGCACGCCGGCCCCACCCGCACCGTCGCCGCCGCGATGCGGGTGCTCGGCCCGGGCCCGGTCGGCGCCGCCCTGCCGCTGCTCCAGCCGATCGCCCTCCCCCGCGCCACCCGCGCCGCGCTGCGGCCCCACCGCGAACTCACCGCCGAACTGCGCGCCGAGGTGCAGCGCCACCTGCCGCAGGCCCCCTCCGAACCCGTCCGGCTGGAACGGCTGCGCCCGCGGACCCTGCTCACCGTCGCCGCCGGCATGCTCGCCGGGTACCTGCTGCTGCAGACCCTCTTCACCGCCGACCGCAACCCGATCGGCGTGCTCGCCGACGCCGACCCCGGCTGGCTGGCCGGCGCCGCGCTCGCCGCCGTCGCCAGCTACCTGGTGGCCACCCTCGGCGTGATCGGCTTCGTCCCGGAACGGCTCCCCTTCGGCACCGCGCTCACCGCCCAGGTGGCCGGCGGCTTCGTCAAACTGGTCTCCCCCGGCGGCGTCGGCGGCATCGCCCTCAACACCCGCTTCCTGCAGTGCGCCGGCATCCCCACCGCGCAGGCGCTCTCCAGCGTCGGCGCCTCCCAGATGATCGGCCTCGCCCTGCACCTGCTCCAGCTCGCCGTGGTCAGCTCGCTGCTCGGCCTGGACTCCGACGGCCCGGTCGAGGAACTGCCCAGCGGCTGGGTGCTCGCCCTCGGCCTCGCCGGGCTCGCCGTGCTGATCGTCTCCGCCACCGCCGTCCCCTGGCTGCGCCGCCGGGTCCAGGCCCTGCTGCGGCCGCTGCGCGCCGAGGTGCTGCCCCGGCTGCTCGACATGCTCCAGCAGCCCGGCAAGCTCGCCGTCGGCTTCGCCGGGCAGGCGATGGTCTCGGCGACCTTCGTCACCTGCCTCTACTGCTGCGCCCGCGCGGTCGGCGAACAACCGGGCCTGCTGGCCGTCGCCTTCGTCTTCATGGCCGGGAACGCCGCCGGCAACGTGATGCCCACCCCCGGCGGCGCGGGCGGCGTCGAAGTGCTGCTCACCAACCTGCTGGTCGGCGCGAGCACCATGGACAAGCCCGCCGCGTTCGCGGCGGTGATGCTGTTCCGGCTGCTGACCTTCCTGCTGCCGATCCTGCCGGGGTGGGCGGCGTTCGCCTGGCTCCAGCGCAGGCGGGCACTGTAG
- a CDS encoding AraC family transcriptional regulator codes for MDILTEAVASMRTDRARAARTECRGPWGLRFHEEAGSGFHIVLSGSCWLLTPDGGATALGVGDVVFLRRGAEHVLTDDPGSPVRDFRPEPAAPDDSTVLGHFALDGGEGPRTTLLCGSYHLDRTRQHPLVASLPELIHLPAQPGRHPALRAAIELLGAELNSPGPGSDGVVAELIDLLLLYILRAWLAEQPDCATAGWSAALTDPAIAPALRAIHADPGHAWTVEGLGERVGLSRAAFARRFTGLVGEPPLAYLTRWRMTTAARLLRQSDLGIGTVGARVGYGSEFAFAKAFKRAYGLPPGQYRREAPEPSAA; via the coding sequence ATGGACATCCTCACCGAGGCCGTCGCCTCCATGCGGACCGACCGCGCCCGCGCCGCCCGCACCGAGTGCCGGGGGCCGTGGGGGCTGCGCTTCCACGAGGAGGCGGGTTCGGGCTTCCACATCGTGCTGTCCGGGTCCTGCTGGCTGCTCACCCCGGACGGCGGTGCGACGGCGCTGGGCGTGGGCGACGTGGTGTTCCTGCGCCGGGGCGCGGAGCATGTGCTGACGGACGACCCGGGCTCCCCGGTGCGGGACTTCCGGCCGGAGCCGGCCGCGCCGGACGACAGCACGGTGCTCGGCCACTTCGCGCTGGACGGCGGCGAAGGTCCGCGCACCACCCTGCTCTGCGGCTCGTACCACCTGGACCGCACCCGGCAGCACCCGCTGGTGGCGAGCCTTCCGGAGCTGATCCACCTGCCGGCGCAGCCGGGCCGGCACCCGGCGCTGCGGGCGGCGATCGAGCTGCTCGGTGCCGAGCTGAACAGTCCGGGCCCGGGGTCCGACGGCGTCGTCGCCGAGCTGATCGACCTGCTGCTGCTGTACATCCTGCGGGCGTGGCTGGCGGAGCAGCCGGACTGCGCGACGGCCGGCTGGTCGGCGGCGCTGACCGATCCGGCGATCGCGCCGGCGCTGCGGGCGATCCACGCCGACCCGGGGCACGCCTGGACGGTGGAGGGCCTCGGCGAGCGGGTCGGGTTGTCCCGGGCGGCGTTCGCGCGGCGTTTCACCGGGCTGGTCGGCGAGCCGCCGCTGGCGTACCTGACCCGCTGGCGGATGACCACCGCGGCCCGGCTGCTGCGCCAGTCGGACCTGGGGATCGGCACGGTCGGTGCCCGGGTCGGCTACGGCTCGGAGTTCGCCTTCGCCAAGGCGTTCAAGCGGGCGTACGGCCTGCCGCCGGGTCAGTACCGGCGCGAGGCGCCGGAGCCGTCGGCGGCCTGA
- a CDS encoding NADP-dependent oxidoreductase, with amino-acid sequence MRAITQRSVGGPSVLESVEIERPVPTVTEVLVKVHATSVNPVDAYVRAGAFPLLGEPPFVLGWDVSGVVEEVVPGVTDLKVGDEVYGMPLFPRQAGTYAEYVAAPSRQFARKPKGLSHAEAAALPLAGLTAWQSLVDGARLQAGQRVLIHAAGGGVGHLAVQIAKALGAEVYATAGAEKHDFLRELGADHLIDHRTADFTDGLTGLDVVLDGIGGDVAERSLGVLRDGGALVTLVRSSDREFAERTAAAGRRFVPFTAEPDRVGLAALTDLVETGRLRPHVEHRLPLADAAKAHELIATGRTKGKIVLIP; translated from the coding sequence ATGCGAGCGATCACCCAGCGTTCCGTCGGTGGGCCGTCGGTCCTGGAGAGCGTCGAGATCGAGCGGCCCGTACCGACCGTCACCGAGGTGCTGGTCAAGGTGCACGCGACCTCGGTCAACCCGGTCGACGCGTACGTCCGGGCCGGGGCCTTCCCGCTGCTCGGCGAACCGCCCTTCGTCCTCGGCTGGGACGTCTCCGGCGTCGTCGAGGAGGTCGTGCCCGGCGTCACCGACCTCAAGGTCGGCGACGAGGTCTACGGCATGCCGCTCTTCCCCCGCCAGGCCGGCACCTACGCCGAGTACGTCGCCGCGCCCTCCCGGCAGTTCGCCCGCAAGCCGAAGGGCCTCAGCCACGCCGAGGCCGCCGCCCTGCCGCTCGCCGGACTCACCGCCTGGCAGTCCCTCGTCGACGGCGCCCGGCTGCAGGCCGGACAGCGGGTCCTGATCCACGCCGCCGGCGGCGGCGTCGGCCACCTCGCCGTGCAGATCGCCAAGGCACTCGGCGCCGAGGTGTACGCCACCGCCGGCGCCGAGAAGCACGACTTCCTGCGCGAGCTCGGCGCGGACCACCTGATCGACCACCGCACCGCGGACTTCACCGACGGGCTCACCGGACTCGACGTGGTGCTCGACGGCATCGGCGGGGACGTCGCCGAGCGCTCGCTCGGCGTGCTGCGGGACGGCGGGGCACTGGTGACCCTGGTGCGGTCCTCCGACCGGGAGTTCGCCGAGCGGACGGCGGCCGCCGGACGGCGCTTCGTCCCCTTCACCGCCGAGCCCGACCGGGTCGGCCTCGCCGCGCTCACCGACCTGGTGGAGACCGGCCGCCTGCGCCCCCACGTCGAGCACCGGCTCCCGCTCGCCGACGCAGCCAAGGCCCACGAGCTGATCGCGACCGGCCGCACCAAGGGCAAGATCGTCCTGATCCCCTGA